The Faecalibacter sp. LW9 genome has a segment encoding these proteins:
- a CDS encoding NAD(P)/FAD-dependent oxidoreductase, with the protein MEKKKIVIVGAGFAGLRLARKLKNNPNFSITLIDRYNFHQFQPLFYQVATARIEPSNISFPLRKVFQGSNNVQVRLAEVTGINKDKNEVETTIGDFSYDYLVLANGCTTNFFGNKQIEELTFPMKSTDEAITLKNRLITNFESAYSATPEELEEIMNIAIVGGGPTGVELAGAIAEMKTKILPKDYPDFDFSGLNIYIIEGGPNLLGPMSDASHKKSREYLEELGVNVWTEGRVTGYDGKILSLADGRVIKTKTVIWGAGVTGNVLEGTDKEILQRGNRLSVDRINRVKGSDNIFAIGDISYMETPKYPHGHPQLANVAINQGLNLAKNFIALGHGTPIENWTEFEYADPGSMATVGKFRAVVDLPQFSFQGLLAWFTWMFLHLMLILSVRNKLFIFLNWMQSFFTDDTSIRIITRPTKKDYKHNIKDYRKFPKNRNKVEA; encoded by the coding sequence TTGGAAAAGAAAAAGATTGTCATCGTAGGTGCTGGATTTGCAGGCCTTAGATTAGCTCGAAAATTAAAAAATAACCCAAACTTTTCTATTACACTTATAGACCGCTATAACTTTCATCAATTTCAACCTTTATTCTATCAGGTTGCCACTGCAAGAATTGAACCGAGTAACATCTCGTTTCCTCTACGTAAAGTATTTCAAGGAAGCAACAATGTTCAAGTTCGTTTAGCTGAAGTAACAGGAATCAATAAAGATAAAAACGAAGTTGAAACAACAATCGGAGATTTTTCTTACGATTACCTTGTTTTAGCCAATGGATGTACCACAAATTTCTTTGGCAACAAACAAATTGAAGAATTAACATTCCCAATGAAATCTACAGACGAGGCGATTACGCTTAAGAATAGATTGATCACAAACTTTGAGAGTGCTTATTCTGCAACTCCAGAAGAGTTAGAAGAAATCATGAACATTGCAATTGTAGGTGGAGGACCAACTGGTGTGGAGCTTGCAGGAGCGATTGCTGAAATGAAGACTAAAATTCTTCCAAAAGACTATCCTGATTTTGACTTTTCAGGATTAAACATCTACATTATTGAAGGTGGACCAAATTTATTAGGACCAATGTCTGATGCGTCTCACAAAAAATCTCGTGAGTACTTAGAAGAATTAGGTGTAAACGTTTGGACTGAAGGACGTGTAACTGGATACGATGGTAAAATCTTATCTTTAGCTGATGGCCGTGTTATTAAAACTAAAACTGTAATCTGGGGAGCTGGAGTAACAGGAAATGTTTTAGAAGGTACAGATAAAGAAATTTTACAACGTGGTAACCGTTTATCAGTAGACCGTATCAACCGTGTAAAAGGATCAGATAACATTTTTGCTATCGGTGACATCTCTTACATGGAAACGCCTAAGTATCCTCATGGTCATCCTCAATTAGCTAATGTTGCCATCAACCAAGGGTTAAACTTAGCTAAGAACTTTATCGCTTTAGGACATGGAACGCCTATTGAAAATTGGACTGAGTTCGAATACGCAGATCCAGGTTCAATGGCAACTGTAGGAAAATTCCGCGCTGTTGTGGATTTACCTCAATTCTCATTCCAAGGATTATTAGCATGGTTTACATGGATGTTCTTACACCTAATGTTAATCTTAAGCGTTCGTAACAAGTTATTTATTTTCTTGAACTGGATGCAATCATTCTTTACAGATGATACATCTATTCGAATCATTACTCGTCCTACGAAAAAAGATTACAAACACAACATTAAGGATTACAGAAAATTCCCGAAAAATCGTAATAAAGTAGAAGCCTAA
- a CDS encoding LytR/AlgR family response regulator transcription factor: MFKALIIVDEFPAQEGLNKLIHHSKLELFKEILVASSVNEGVELIREHQPELMFLDINMLNEYGVKLFDYFDKISFDVIFTTAHSDYIMDSINNWGCLGYLIKPISILELKNVLHRFK, translated from the coding sequence GTGTTTAAAGCCTTAATTATCGTTGATGAATTTCCTGCACAAGAAGGTCTAAATAAATTAATCCACCATTCTAAACTGGAATTATTTAAAGAAATACTGGTGGCTAGTTCTGTGAATGAGGGGGTAGAACTTATTCGTGAACATCAACCCGAATTAATGTTTTTGGATATTAATATGCTTAATGAATATGGGGTTAAATTATTTGATTATTTCGATAAGATAAGCTTTGATGTCATCTTCACTACGGCTCACTCAGATTATATTATGGACTCCATTAATAATTGGGGATGTTTAGGTTATTTAATTAAACCTATTTCCATATTAGAATTAAAAAATGTCCTTCATCGCTTTAAATAA
- a CDS encoding GNAT family N-acetyltransferase: MHSLNYIKFEPEDLDIYLKIVSSDSVMKYITGRARSREENIKRFKGILKANTDHVKGGYFKIYDRGNVIGLGKLEYYDKEVDTIEVGYILMEDYWGIGFGKTICKDLIQFARINEMAKSIIGIIHPENIASKRILMSNGLESYFLGIENDVPTEKLHMKL; the protein is encoded by the coding sequence ATGCATTCATTAAATTACATCAAATTTGAACCTGAAGATCTTGACATTTACCTTAAAATCGTTTCGAGTGATTCAGTTATGAAATATATTACGGGTCGAGCGCGATCACGAGAAGAGAATATCAAGCGGTTTAAAGGTATTTTAAAAGCCAATACAGACCATGTAAAAGGCGGTTATTTTAAAATTTATGATCGCGGGAATGTCATCGGACTCGGAAAATTAGAATATTACGATAAAGAAGTAGATACTATAGAAGTAGGATATATCCTAATGGAAGATTATTGGGGTATAGGTTTTGGGAAAACAATTTGTAAAGATTTAATTCAATTTGCACGAATCAACGAAATGGCTAAATCCATTATAGGAATCATCCATCCTGAGAATATTGCTTCGAAACGAATATTAATGAGTAATGGGTTAGAATCTTATTTTTTAGGAATAGAAAATGATGTGCCTACGGAAAAACTTCACATGAAATTATAA
- a CDS encoding histidine kinase: MALQSQMNPHFIFNILNSILYYR; this comes from the coding sequence ATGGCTTTACAAAGTCAAATGAACCCGCATTTTATCTTCAATATATTAAATTCAATATTATATTATAGATAA
- a CDS encoding IS1182 family transposase, whose product MYTSSKIVFKDYNPKENLLFPPNLSELIEEKHPVRVISNIIDGLAIKNLINSYKPYGTSSYHPKMLLKVLIYGYLSNIYSSRKLEQALKENIHFMWLSGMNRPDHNTINRFRSERLKGKLKSIFTQIVLLLEKEGIVSLTTTFVDGTKIEANANRYTFVWGRAIKKHKARISEQLEYLWNYAESVAKEELQNTENIEFKEIDSEKVTQTIDKINEVLKDKKIPSKIRQKLNYGKRNWSKNLEKYKKQEEILQQRNSYSKTDTDATFMRMKEDHMKNGQLKPAYNLQISTNKQYILHYSIHHNPTDTKTLKPHLAGFEQHYHRTPKELVADAGYGSEENYNLLKSKKIKPYVKYNYFRKDQKSGQITSSESNPKLAKIREKVYKLLNTVRGIKLRKQRCHDVEPVFAEIKHNKNFKRFMLRGVDKVEIEVGLLAIAHNLKKMAKIT is encoded by the coding sequence GTGTATACTAGTTCGAAAATAGTCTTTAAAGATTACAATCCCAAAGAAAATTTGCTTTTTCCTCCAAATTTATCGGAGTTGATAGAAGAAAAGCATCCTGTTAGAGTTATTTCCAATATAATAGATGGTTTAGCAATTAAAAATCTTATTAATAGCTATAAACCATATGGAACATCATCTTATCACCCAAAAATGCTTCTGAAAGTGTTGATTTATGGCTACCTAAGTAATATTTATTCAAGCCGTAAACTAGAACAAGCACTGAAAGAAAATATTCATTTTATGTGGCTTTCTGGAATGAATCGTCCTGACCATAATACGATAAATCGCTTTCGTAGCGAGCGATTAAAAGGTAAACTGAAATCTATATTCACTCAAATAGTCTTGCTTTTAGAAAAAGAAGGAATCGTTAGTTTAACAACCACTTTTGTTGATGGGACTAAGATTGAGGCAAACGCTAATCGCTATACATTCGTTTGGGGAAGAGCGATTAAAAAACACAAAGCTAGAATTTCTGAGCAGTTAGAATACTTATGGAATTACGCAGAAAGTGTAGCAAAAGAAGAGCTTCAAAACACAGAAAATATTGAATTTAAAGAAATCGATTCTGAAAAAGTCACACAAACAATTGATAAGATAAATGAAGTTTTGAAAGATAAAAAAATCCCATCAAAGATTCGTCAAAAGCTCAATTATGGAAAGAGAAATTGGTCTAAGAATTTAGAAAAATACAAAAAACAAGAAGAGATTTTACAACAAAGAAATTCTTACTCTAAGACCGATACAGATGCTACATTTATGAGAATGAAAGAAGATCATATGAAAAATGGTCAGCTAAAACCCGCTTATAATCTGCAAATCTCCACGAATAAACAGTATATTTTACATTATTCTATTCACCATAATCCAACCGATACAAAAACTCTAAAACCTCATTTAGCAGGTTTTGAGCAGCATTACCATAGAACTCCAAAAGAGCTTGTAGCCGATGCGGGCTATGGCTCAGAAGAAAATTATAACTTGCTTAAATCAAAAAAGATAAAACCTTACGTAAAATACAATTACTTCAGAAAAGATCAAAAATCAGGACAAATTACTTCTTCAGAGAGCAATCCCAAACTGGCTAAAATAAGAGAAAAAGTATATAAACTTCTCAATACAGTGAGAGGTATCAAACTCAGAAAACAAAGATGTCACGATGTTGAACCAGTTTTTGCCGAAATAAAACACAACAAAAACTTTAAACGATTTATGTTAAGAGGAGTTGATAAAGTCGAAATTGAAGTCGGCTTACTTGCTATTGCTCATAACTTAAAGAAAATGGCGAAAATCACCTGA
- a CDS encoding 3-ketoacyl-ACP reductase, protein MQSLQGKNALITGGSRGLGKAVAIALAKEGVNVAITGRNIASLEETVAEIKSLGVNSAYASFDVSDKNEVKSGIENLTGNFGTFDILVNNAGIAAFGGFLEMEEDQWEDIVKTNLFGPYYVSRAVVPGMIEKNGGDIINVSSTAGLKGNAVTSAYSASKAGLIGLSESLMFELRKKNIRVATLTPSTIASDMSKDVLKITDGNPEKVLQPEDFAELIVDILKFNKRAMLASASIWSTNP, encoded by the coding sequence ATGCAATCTTTACAAGGGAAAAATGCTTTAATTACAGGGGGAAGCCGTGGATTAGGGAAAGCTGTAGCAATTGCTTTAGCAAAAGAAGGAGTAAATGTAGCGATCACAGGTCGTAACATTGCATCATTAGAAGAAACTGTGGCTGAAATCAAATCTTTAGGTGTGAATTCTGCTTATGCATCTTTTGATGTTTCTGATAAAAATGAAGTGAAATCTGGTATTGAAAATCTTACGGGTAACTTTGGTACATTTGATATTTTAGTAAATAATGCCGGGATTGCCGCTTTTGGAGGTTTCTTAGAAATGGAAGAAGATCAATGGGAAGATATTGTGAAAACAAATTTATTTGGACCATACTATGTTTCTAGAGCTGTTGTTCCTGGAATGATTGAAAAGAATGGAGGTGACATTATTAATGTTTCATCTACTGCTGGTTTAAAAGGAAATGCAGTAACTTCAGCATATTCAGCATCTAAGGCAGGTTTAATTGGTTTATCAGAATCATTAATGTTCGAATTAAGAAAGAAAAATATTCGTGTAGCGACATTAACTCCAAGTACAATTGCGTCTGATATGTCAAAAGACGTATTAAAAATTACGGATGGTAATCCTGAAAAAGTTTTACAACCAGAAGATTTCGCAGAACTAATCGTTGACATTTTAAAATTCAACAAACGTGCGATGTTAGCTTCTGCTTCAATTTGGTCGACAAACCCTTAA
- a CDS encoding LytTR family DNA-binding domain-containing protein has translation MKILFIVRLQTITVKLRLLRSYFTISKPLKKVEKTIDRTSFLRVHRSYLVHIKYAVRLDKKINTLFLMDDCNSTEILIPVTASGLKILNHVVA, from the coding sequence TTGAAGATATTATTTATTGTAAGGCTTCAGACAATTACTGTGAAATTAAGACTACTCAGAAGTTATTTTACAATTTCTAAACCTTTGAAAAAGGTGGAAAAAACAATTGATCGTACCTCTTTTTTACGTGTACATCGTTCTTATTTGGTGCATATTAAATACGCAGTTCGTTTAGATAAAAAAATTAATACGCTGTTCTTGATGGATGATTGCAATAGTACAGAAATTTTAATTCCCGTTACAGCTTCAGGTCTAAAGATTTTAAATCATGTGGTTGCGTAA
- a CDS encoding diacylglycerol/lipid kinase family protein, which produces MGKKKITFIVNPVSGNQQGKKLIQLLDKENPHPEFELTVMQTQFAEHAVQLTKEALDKHADYIIACGGDGTINEVAQQLIGKSTPLGIIPIGSGNGLATNLNLSKNLEIAIQDVFKLKTTTIDVGQFDDYYFFSNIGFGLDAEVINEYSTAEEHTLTGYVKAFFNAYKKYHSRQLKLTIDHHLHIEKEMFFLLCSNSNVAGYGITFTPQATLSDGKLDLVAVEKLTLLEMFQFGFHVINQSLDQFNRAQFFQLEHFTIESLDGPLIVQMDGEAFAFEKSNGEVKILKQALNVLIP; this is translated from the coding sequence ATGGGAAAAAAGAAAATTACATTTATTGTCAATCCCGTTTCTGGAAATCAACAAGGAAAAAAGTTAATACAATTATTAGATAAGGAAAATCCTCATCCTGAATTTGAACTAACCGTTATGCAAACCCAATTTGCAGAACATGCAGTTCAATTAACAAAAGAAGCATTGGATAAACATGCTGATTATATTATCGCTTGTGGAGGTGATGGGACCATTAATGAAGTGGCACAACAATTAATTGGGAAAAGTACACCTCTAGGTATAATTCCAATAGGATCAGGGAATGGATTAGCAACGAATTTAAATCTTTCTAAAAATTTAGAGATTGCCATTCAAGATGTTTTCAAATTGAAAACAACAACGATTGATGTGGGGCAATTTGATGATTATTATTTCTTTAGCAATATTGGATTTGGATTAGATGCAGAAGTGATTAACGAATATTCTACTGCTGAAGAGCATACCTTAACAGGTTATGTAAAAGCGTTTTTTAATGCGTATAAAAAATACCATTCTCGTCAACTAAAATTAACGATTGATCATCATTTACACATTGAGAAAGAAATGTTCTTTTTATTGTGTTCTAATTCAAATGTTGCAGGCTATGGGATTACGTTTACACCACAAGCAACACTTAGTGATGGAAAATTAGATTTAGTTGCAGTTGAAAAATTAACGTTATTAGAAATGTTTCAATTTGGTTTTCATGTGATTAATCAGAGTTTAGATCAGTTTAATCGAGCTCAATTTTTTCAATTAGAACATTTTACCATTGAATCGTTAGATGGACCATTGATTGTGCAAATGGATGGTGAAGCCTTTGCATTTGAAAAATCAAATGGAGAAGTGAAAATATTAAAACAAGCTTTAAACGTTTTAATACCATAA
- a CDS encoding Nif3-like dinuclear metal center hexameric protein — translation MKVKDFTSALEQIAPLNYAEGFDNVGLLVGNYHDEVTKVLVCLDTTPDVVDEAIREGANLIISFHPIVFSGLKKLNGKTYVERAVMKAIKNDINIYATHTALDNSFEGVNRGIVNQLQLKNAQVLIPKKDAIKKLVTYVPSENAEHLKKALYEAGAGKIGLYDSCGFLLEGKGNFRPLKGANPTIGTIGALEEVNETRIEVVVPQHVERHVLSALFQNHPYEEVAYSLISLVNKNQYIGLGMIGEFDNEMSEMEFIAFVKEKMNTPVIRHSRLLNKTIKKVAVLGGSGAFAIPNAIASGADAYITSDLKYHEFFSAEDQIILMDIGHYESEQFTINLISSYLKEKFSNFVVFNSGIITNPVNYS, via the coding sequence ATGAAAGTAAAAGATTTTACATCAGCATTAGAACAAATTGCTCCATTAAATTATGCGGAAGGTTTTGATAATGTAGGTTTATTGGTCGGAAATTATCATGATGAGGTTACCAAAGTGTTGGTATGTTTGGATACAACACCTGATGTGGTGGATGAAGCCATACGAGAAGGTGCAAACTTGATTATTAGTTTTCATCCCATTGTTTTTTCTGGTTTAAAAAAATTAAATGGAAAAACATACGTCGAACGTGCGGTGATGAAAGCCATCAAAAATGATATTAATATATACGCCACACATACGGCTTTAGATAATTCGTTTGAAGGGGTAAATCGAGGAATTGTAAATCAATTGCAGCTAAAAAATGCACAAGTATTGATTCCAAAGAAAGATGCCATCAAAAAATTAGTGACGTATGTACCTAGTGAAAATGCTGAGCATCTAAAAAAAGCTTTATATGAAGCAGGTGCGGGGAAAATAGGTTTATATGATTCATGCGGATTTCTATTAGAGGGTAAAGGAAACTTTAGACCTTTAAAAGGTGCGAATCCAACCATTGGTACAATTGGAGCATTAGAAGAAGTCAATGAAACTCGTATAGAAGTTGTTGTTCCTCAACATGTAGAACGTCATGTTCTTTCGGCATTGTTCCAAAATCATCCATATGAAGAAGTGGCATATAGCCTAATTTCATTGGTCAACAAAAACCAATACATCGGATTAGGTATGATTGGTGAATTTGATAATGAGATGTCTGAAATGGAATTCATAGCTTTTGTCAAAGAAAAAATGAATACGCCTGTGATTCGTCATTCGCGTTTATTAAATAAAACAATTAAGAAAGTTGCCGTTTTAGGAGGTTCAGGTGCTTTTGCAATTCCTAATGCAATAGCGTCTGGCGCTGATGCTTATATTACTTCTGATTTAAAATATCATGAATTTTTCTCAGCTGAAGATCAAATTATTTTAATGGATATTGGACATTACGAGTCTGAACAATTTACAATTAATTTAATTTCTTCGTATCTTAAAGAAAAATTTAGTAATTTTGTCGTCTTTAATTCTGGAATTATTACCAATCCTGTTAATTATAGTTAA
- a CDS encoding VOC family protein, which yields MLGIKKVHHIAIICSDYQKSKAFYTEILGLETIREVYREDRDSYKLDLALQNQYIIELFSFPDTPQRLSRPEASGLRHLAFEVEDIEYSIDFLKSKNIKVEPIRVDEWTSKRFTFFEDPDGLPLELYEL from the coding sequence ATGTTGGGTATAAAGAAAGTTCATCATATTGCTATTATATGCTCTGATTATCAGAAATCTAAAGCGTTTTATACGGAAATATTAGGTTTAGAAACAATTCGTGAAGTTTATCGAGAGGATAGAGATTCTTATAAATTAGACTTAGCTTTGCAAAATCAATACATTATTGAGTTATTTTCATTTCCAGATACACCACAACGATTGTCGCGACCAGAAGCATCTGGCTTAAGACATTTGGCTTTTGAAGTGGAGGATATTGAATATAGTATTGATTTTTTAAAATCTAAAAACATTAAGGTTGAGCCAATCCGTGTGGATGAATGGACTTCAAAACGATTTACCTTTTTTGAAGATCCAGATGGTTTGCCTTTAGAATTATATGAATTATAA
- a CDS encoding zinc ribbon domain-containing protein, translating to MSETKNIKEMSVEEKLRALFDLQLIDSRLDEIRNTRGELPLEVEDLKDDVIQMETRIQKIVDETKGLEEEIKLKKEVIKNAEALIKKYTKQQDNVRNNREFDALAKEIEFQGLEIELAEKRIREFNIKIEQKNHAVAEAEANLVAKKEHLSHKQGELETIVKDTEKEENLLIKLSAEYSAKIEERLIQAYNRIRSSVKNGLAVVPVERGASAGSFFTIPPQRQMDIAQRKKIITDEHSGRILVDLELAEEERAKMAEVIKG from the coding sequence ATGTCTGAAACAAAAAATATTAAAGAAATGAGCGTTGAAGAAAAACTACGCGCATTATTCGATTTACAATTAATTGATTCACGTTTAGATGAAATCCGTAACACAAGAGGTGAATTACCTTTAGAAGTTGAAGATTTAAAAGATGATGTGATTCAAATGGAAACGAGAATTCAAAAAATCGTTGACGAAACTAAAGGTTTGGAAGAAGAAATTAAATTAAAGAAAGAGGTTATTAAAAATGCTGAAGCTTTAATTAAGAAATATACAAAACAGCAAGATAATGTGCGTAACAACCGTGAGTTCGACGCATTAGCTAAAGAAATTGAATTCCAAGGATTAGAAATTGAATTAGCTGAGAAAAGAATTCGTGAGTTTAACATTAAAATTGAGCAAAAAAATCACGCTGTAGCTGAGGCTGAAGCAAATTTAGTTGCAAAGAAAGAACACTTATCTCACAAACAAGGGGAATTAGAAACGATCGTAAAAGACACAGAGAAAGAAGAAAATTTATTAATTAAATTATCTGCTGAATACTCTGCTAAAATTGAAGAGCGTTTAATTCAAGCTTACAATAGAATTCGTTCTTCAGTGAAGAATGGATTAGCTGTTGTTCCAGTAGAGCGTGGAGCTTCTGCAGGATCATTCTTTACAATTCCTCCACAACGTCAAATGGACATCGCTCAACGTAAAAAAATCATTACTGATGAGCATTCTGGACGTATTTTAGTTGACTTAGAGTTAGCTGAAGAAGAAAGAGCTAAAATGGCTGAAGTTATCAAAGGGTAA
- a CDS encoding MFS transporter, giving the protein MKKSLVALALGGLAIGMTEFTMMGVLEDFAKDMNISIPKAGNFISMYAMGVMVGAPTLIMATSKFSPKKVLMFFMLLFAIFNTLFVISPSYTTLIIARFLSGLPHGAFFGVGSVVASQLATKGKEAQAIAFMFMGLTVANLVGVPLGTWLGQVLSWRYTFAIIASLGLITMLAIQFWVPDVKNSNEGSLVKQLSFFRKWQAWMLIVMISIGTAGLFAWISYISPLMTEVAKLSKETVPIIMILVGLGMCFGNLIGGKVADSLSPNKATIISFASMSIVLLIVYFTSEIKTMAYVMSFFTGLVAFTIGSPIQVMLINNGKGSETLAAAAGQASFNIGNALGAFLGGIPIALGYGFNSQLWVGVGMALIGALIAFIFLKLQPEK; this is encoded by the coding sequence ATTAAGAAAAGTTTAGTTGCTTTAGCATTAGGAGGATTAGCAATCGGGATGACCGAATTTACAATGATGGGTGTTTTGGAAGATTTTGCTAAAGACATGAATATTTCAATTCCAAAAGCAGGAAATTTTATTTCGATGTATGCCATGGGTGTAATGGTTGGTGCGCCAACATTGATAATGGCTACCAGCAAATTTTCACCAAAGAAAGTTTTGATGTTTTTCATGCTTTTATTTGCGATATTTAATACTCTTTTTGTCATATCACCCAGCTATACAACATTAATTATTGCTCGCTTTTTATCTGGCTTACCTCATGGAGCATTTTTTGGTGTGGGTTCTGTTGTAGCAAGTCAATTAGCTACAAAAGGAAAAGAAGCTCAAGCTATTGCCTTCATGTTTATGGGGTTAACTGTTGCTAATTTAGTTGGTGTGCCTTTAGGTACATGGCTTGGTCAGGTATTATCGTGGCGTTATACCTTCGCGATTATTGCTTCTTTAGGATTAATTACGATGTTGGCCATTCAATTTTGGGTTCCAGATGTTAAAAATAGTAATGAAGGAAGTCTAGTAAAACAATTGTCGTTTTTTAGAAAATGGCAAGCTTGGATGTTGATTGTAATGATATCTATTGGTACGGCAGGATTATTTGCATGGATCAGTTACATTTCACCATTAATGACCGAAGTTGCAAAACTTAGTAAAGAAACTGTTCCAATTATTATGATTTTAGTAGGATTGGGAATGTGTTTTGGAAATTTGATAGGTGGAAAGGTTGCCGATTCATTATCTCCCAATAAAGCAACAATTATTTCATTTGCGAGCATGAGTATTGTATTATTGATTGTTTATTTTACTTCTGAAATTAAAACAATGGCTTATGTAATGTCTTTCTTTACAGGACTAGTAGCATTTACCATTGGTTCTCCAATTCAAGTGATGTTAATTAATAATGGGAAAGGTTCTGAAACTTTAGCCGCAGCAGCTGGACAAGCCAGTTTTAATATTGGAAATGCTTTAGGTGCTTTTTTAGGAGGTATACCTATAGCTTTAGGATATGGCTTTAATTCCCAATTATGGGTAGGAGTAGGAATGGCTTTAATTGGAGCCTTAATCGCATTTATCTTTTTAAAGTTACAACCCGAGAAATAA
- a CDS encoding two-component regulator propeller domain-containing protein codes for MWLRKLFIFFSILFYHLGYAQSIVADLYTSDSGLDSNEILKIFQDSRQTLWVTTRYGTYVKEMNHFRRIDRFNKIQFSKVRDIKEDQNKNLWFASYGHGIVFLMVRLQGY; via the coding sequence ATGTGGTTGCGTAAATTATTCATCTTCTTTAGTATTCTTTTTTATCATTTAGGATATGCTCAAAGTATTGTGGCCGATCTATACACCAGTGACAGTGGACTTGATTCGAACGAAATTTTAAAAATCTTTCAAGATTCCCGTCAAACATTATGGGTTACTACACGTTATGGTACCTATGTGAAAGAAATGAATCATTTTCGTCGTATAGACCGTTTTAATAAAATTCAATTTAGTAAAGTAAGAGATATTAAAGAGGATCAAAATAAAAACTTATGGTTTGCAAGCTATGGTCACGGTATTGTTTTTTTAATGGTTCGGTTACAAGGTTATTGA